The genomic region CTatacagaagacagaaaactgctgtattATTTGGTATGGTTTTTGTCCCCCTCAAAACAAGTGActtgtttaaattcttttttcttacagGTAGTCCACCCTTTCTATGCATATTGGCAGAGTTTCTGTACTCAGAAAAACTTTGCTTGGAAAGAAGAATATGACACACGACAAGCCTCAAACCGCTGGGAGAAACGAGCTAtggaaaaagagaacaagaaaacgagagagaaagcaaggaaagagaggaatGAACTGGTCCGTCAGCTAGTAGCCTTTATTCGCAAAAGGGATAAAAGAGTTCAGGCTCACAGAAAACTTGTAGaagaacaaaatgcagaaaaaactAAGAAAGCAGAGGAATTTCGGAGGCAGCAGAAGCTCAAACAAGCCAAGTATGTAAAtgtggaagaaatattttcttttaaacttggGAGAAATTAACCATGAAGGTACCATATAGAGTTAGATTCTAATAATAGCTCCACTTGCTCTTTTAAACATCCTTGAAAATTTTATGTATTAGTTTTGGTCTCTAGTCTGAGCTTTTTAAAACTTTAGTGTCTCTGCATTGTACTGACATGTAGAGATCTAAGATAACCAGGGAATAGTTATCTGTGTGCTGCAGGTAACTGGCTGTACTAGCACAGAATCTAGTGTGCTTTTACTTACCTGGGGAAGTAAGATTTTATAGTTAATCATtgttcctttaaagaaaaaagaatgcctGTTTTGGAATGAGGGAGAACAGGACTATGACAACCTGGACTTACATCAGCTTCATCAGCCTTGGAACTGTACCtgctaaaaagaaaatgggaCAAATGagctcagttttgcttttcctttcaactCTTCAGAAAGGACCCTTTCATTGGactaaaagaattttttttgatgcttttatttttcctaaaattaaGTAGAAGGAAGAGGCAATCTCCTGAGTGTAAGCACAATTTAGTCTTCCAACTAGAAGAGCTTTTTGCCTGCAAATGGGAGGAAGGAGCTTAAATTCTTAATAAGAGGGCACTTGGAAAATAATTGCATATtgattaaaattataaaataataattaaaatatatatggaatatattatgtacaatttatttttttacatatatattttttttccctaaagggaGAATGAAGCAGAGCTATGCATTTCCTGACAAATGGCTTGATAATTCTGAGTCCAGGAGCCAGCTGTAGCAAAATTCAGCTGTACTGTGGTGTACTGACTGGTAACTTAGGCCACACTTCGATTTGGAAAGCTGAGTTGGTACATTCCCATAGCACAGAGTCAAGGAGTAATGTGCTTGTGGCTTTTTTGGTCCTGTACTGTTCGTGGGTTTGGATTTTGCAGCAGGTAAAAGCAACTGTACTGCTTTGAGGATTGAGTCGACTTCCCTCCTGTCAGCTTGACATTGACCATGCTGCATAGCATTTCCTGCCTGAAATTCAAGCAGGACCCACCTACGTTAAGACCTCTTCACTTGCAGCGTAGATGTGCCCATTGACATCACAAATTAACTGCTCAGATTTCCAGGCCCTACAGATAATTGTTTGCTCCATCATAATATGTTCAGGACTTTCCTCCTAAAATATAAGAGAAGAACAAGTTATCTTTTAAATAATACTGTTTCTGTAATTCCCATCTCATGGACTCAATGTAGAAGTTACTGTATTATTCTACTTAAAGGCTTGCTGAGCAGTATAAAGAGCAGAGCTGGATCACTATGTCAGATCTGGAGAGAGAGTTGCAAGAGATGGAGGCACAATATGAAAAGGAATTTGGAGATGGATCAGACGATGAAGATGAAGTAGAAGAAGAGGAGACAAAAGGCATCGAAGGTATGGGTTGTGGGGGGTGATCTGTAGTGAGTCGTCAGCCTGAGTATTGGCTCACTGGACTTAAAGCCCAGATTGACAGACTAGTGCAACTCCCTGCCTCCAGCTGAGGCATGCCAGGCTAGAGTCTGGCCCTCTCTGGTGTTTTCCACTGAACATGAGAAGACATCAAGTTACAGCTGTTAATTTATGCTAATGTATGATTTGGTGAGATGGTCTTGATCTGTCTGCATGTCAATAATGCTAAAGAAGTTGAATGTCAGTGTTGTGACTGTTTGCTGGGGCTTTAAGAGCAGCTTACACAAAAATCGCTCATCTGACTGTCTCTCTGATCCCCTCTGCTCTCTTCAGACAAACTGAATGATGAGACTGAAGAAGCTGAGTTTGTTGATGGTCTGTACTGCCCTGCTTGTGACAAATTGTTAAAAACTGAGAAAGCGTAAGTGCTTGTGGTTCGGGATTTAGGGGTGGGGATGTTGGggtttaccttttttaaaaatgcattttaaagactttttaacTTCACATAACAGTCAGTGTCGTCTTTCCAGGAGAGACATTGTCAGGGCAGAATTTTCCGTACTTAGTAGTGATGGGTAATGGGCCTGTTAttaatttatatgtaaatataacCATGTTTGCTCAGAGCTACCTGCAGTAACGATCTGCTGGTCTTCACAGCATGAAGAATCACGAAAAATCAAAGAAGCATCGAGAGATGGTAGCACTGTTACGACAGCaactggaagaagaagaagggaaatTTCCTGTGTCTTTGGATGATGCAAATGGAATACATACCAAAGAGGAGGAAGACACAGAAGACATGCCCAAACAGAAGTACTTtaaattggttttaattttatcatGACTAATGATTTAATAAGTCTTGGAGGCCCTCAGAGGGAGCTTCTGATGATTTATAGTTTTGTTGGAACTCATAGTATTGtgcaatttaaaatattctttagcATCAGAGTTCCAGTAAAATGCATGCATTAGTATGACTGGATTCAAATATGGTAGGATAACAGTCTCGTATTTTCTATGCTTCTTAAAGTTACGTTTAAGGAAAAGTAGTGATTGTTATTTTTCAAACAGGGGAACTTGCACAGGGCCAGTGCAAGTGTTTATGCTTTGGTACTTTTTTGGTACTTTTTGTCAGTTGGATGCTGGCATACATAGAAAATGAGTATGCTTAAAATCAGAATTGATGATGTAAGTTGCACAACTTCATTTTTTGAATGGCCAAAGCATAATACCAACTATCTCACTAGTATCTTCAAGTTCAGTCTGAGCAGAATAACTTTTACTAAATGCAAATAGTAGTTTAGGAGAATTGTTGTTTTCAGGCATGAGTGATTTTCTCTTTGTGGCTACTGTCTCCCTAATATGTTAAGAGGATAAGCAAAAATAGAATTTGGTACCTTTTTAGAaattgtaccttttttttttttccttgaaaggaGGTCATTTTAAACTCTTTATCTTTACAGACTCTcgaagaagcagaggaagaaacagaaaacaatgatGGTATGTAGTCATATAATGATATTCAGGGAACTTTACAACCCAGTTTTGTTATCTCCTAACCTaacttttttttgtcctgaagatTGAGAGAACTTGAAATTCTACGGAACTTGAAGACTGTTTTCAGATAGTTTTAATTCTTCTTTGActgcagaataatttttaattcttctttgactgcagaataatttttaattcttctttgactgcagaatattttttattacaCTTACTATGATCATATGATAATAATCTCGTAGACCTCACTTTATGTTTGTGCAGATCCTAATAAGTGTGGTGCTGGCTCTAAAAAGGGTACAGTCTGAAGCGTAAGGAAGACAGACGGAAACAGGCAGATAGGGAGAATGCAAGGAATTGATCAGAAAGACCAGCAGTGGCCTTAGTGCATTACCAGCTTAAgtgtttggtggttgttttctgctttggttGCTAGAGTTGGTATGATGTATTGTTTGTTAATCTCTAACTTAGGAGCGGGGGGGAAAGTAACACATTATTGGCATCCTACTGACACTGTAGTTGTTGGAACGAACACATCCATTCCACCCTTCACTTGAATTGTAAACACGAGTAACAGCAATCTGTTGTACTCCAGGATCTGAGTCTGTGCATGATATGACAGAtctgtgctgacagcagcagGGTGAAATTCAAGAACTGCAAGCTGTTTCAGGCTTGTGTGCCATAGTGAGCAAACTCTTCTGTCTGCCTTCCTCAAGCTTGATCCTTTTCAAGTCTTACCTCTTCTCTACTTACTGCCTCAGTCCTAGCCTTGTCGCAGTGAACTATCTGTACCAGGCCCTGCCTCTTCTGTCCTTTCCCAAGATGGTCTTGTGTCTTTCCCTAACCTAACCCCTCTAGTCTCCTATTATGTGTTCACCTTCTGTGCCCTCTCCCACACCATCATTATCTCTCATCCTCAAGAAACTTCCTGAGACTTTCAAGCAACTgaatttttcttgcttctctgGCTGGTATTGCATAGTCCAAGTCAGTGTTGGCTTGACCTTCCTGTTTCCATGCAGGCCATCAGGCTCCTGTTCAACTCTTGCAGCCTCAGTTTGAAATCAGAAGGTCTTGTTCTCACTGTATAGGTTGCATATAGGCACTGTGTCTCTCTTCCATCAGTTTGGTCATGAGGTCTTCTGCAGCCCAGACAGTAGGTGCCACTCTCGCGTAGCATGAGCTGGAATCTTGTGCAGAGAGATTCCTCTGGAAACATAACCTCCATCCTCTACCAAGCTTCATGGAGCGCAGGGAATCGCTATGGTTTtcgttttcttttcctgaaggtaGGTAGATTAGCCAAGTTTTTTTCAGGTAGCTGAGACTCTGCAAAAGATACTGGAGGTGATAGAGTTGCATTAATGTAGTGTTAGGTGAAATCTGTTATCCTGCTtttgggagctgagctgtttTGCTTCAGACATGCTCAGGAGTTGATTTTTTGCCAGACTGCCTGTATTGAGTCTACTCTGTCTTCTGGTACGACGTGGAAAAGGCTGCCAGTGTTTCTAATgttagggaagaaaaatacagtgtgtCTATCTAGCTTCAGTCAGCTCAGTTATTTTGGCCTAAATGTGCTAACGCAGGTGTCTGGCACAGAAAACTTTAGTCTAAATAATTAACATTTTGCAAAGTTACAAGCAAAGCCACTATCTTATAATGTGAAATGGTAGCCAGAACAGAATGAGCCCTGTGCATAATTAAAAGCTACCTTCATGCTCCTCTTCCATGGTCTTAGAGTCTGTTTTATTGGTGTTTCTTCCCTTTATCACAGGTGGCCTCCATCTTTCAAAACAGGAGAACTAAGGTTTTACCTGTTACAATCTCACTGAAAACACACAGTAAAATTAAGAGTGTCCATGACTTTGTCTTCTCCCCACCCACCCATTTTTGAGGTAAATGAGGTATAATACTATAATCAGTAATGAACTTAAAGTAGTTGACTTGTATTTCTTCCGTTTGGACAGACTTACGAGGACTCTCTTGATAAAAGTGCTGATGAAGAAACAGTTGAAGAGAAGGAGGTGCCCTGCATGGACAAGGACAGTGGCTCAGCAGAGGAGTTGATAAATGATGGCCAAAGATGTGCTGTGCCAGAGGACGCAAGCGCTACAGAAGATGTCGGCCAAGTGAATGAagcaaaaactgaagcaaaaaggtGTGCTGACTTGCCATATTGCAGTCACGGTGTCATTCTGTGTCATGTTTGATGCTGTCAAACAAGTCTAGATTTACTCACCAATGTGAACTGGGGGCTGCTCCACTAAGTCAGATTTGAATAAGTATGATACTAAACAAGGAGCGTTAGGATCTACTTTGGAAGTGGTGTTTGACTGCAGATCCCTGCCACATCACTTACCAGTAGCAGATTTATCATCTAGCTGAATCTTGAGATCAACAATTGATCGTATAAATtaaattgctttggtttttttctggaagcACTTGCATTGTGTTGTGTGAAGGAAGAACAGGGGGAAACAGCAGAGACATTGATGATTGAAAACCATCAG from Aptenodytes patagonicus chromosome Z, bAptPat1.pri.cur, whole genome shotgun sequence harbors:
- the DNAJC21 gene encoding dnaJ homolog subfamily C member 21 isoform X1: MKCHYEVLGVKRDAAEEELKRAYRRLALRWHPDKNLENAEEAAEQFKLIQAAYDVLSDPQERAWYDNHREALLKGGVDRDYQDDSLDLLHYFTVSCYSGYGDDEKGFFTVYRQVFEKIAKEEMEYMTQEDTEEFPMFGYAQSDYDTVVHPFYAYWQSFCTQKNFAWKEEYDTRQASNRWEKRAMEKENKKTREKARKERNELVRQLVAFIRKRDKRVQAHRKLVEEQNAEKTKKAEEFRRQQKLKQAKLAEQYKEQSWITMSDLERELQEMEAQYEKEFGDGSDDEDEVEEEETKGIEDKLNDETEEAEFVDGLYCPACDKLLKTEKAMKNHEKSKKHREMVALLRQQLEEEEGKFPVSLDDANGIHTKEEEDTEDMPKQKLSKKQRKKQKTMMTYEDSLDKSADEETVEEKEVPCMDKDSGSAEELINDGQRCAVPEDASATEDVGQVNEAKTEAKSSTKPKGKKAKDAKKSAKASSEHPTTNEVPIHCVTCNCAFPSRNKLFEHLKATGHAKATQAPAVNGAVNTRNKKEKRKNR
- the DNAJC21 gene encoding dnaJ homolog subfamily C member 21 isoform X2, whose product is MKCHYEVLGVKRDAAEEELKRAYRRLALRWHPDKNLENAEEAAEQFKLIQAAYDVLSDPQERAWYDNHREALLKGGVDRDYQDDSLDLLHYFTVSCYSGYGDDEKGFFTVYRQVFEKIAKEEMEYMTQEDTEEFPMFGYAQSDYDTVVHPFYAYWQSFCTQKNFAWKEEYDTRQASNRWEKRAMEKENKKTREKARKERNELVRQLVAFIRKRDKRVQAHRKLVEEQNAEKTKKAEEFRRQQKLKQAKLAEQYKEQSWITMSDLERELQEMEAQYEKEFGDGSDDEDEVEEEETKGIEDKLNDETEEAEFVDGLYCPACDKLLKTEKAMKNHEKSKKHREMVALLRQQLEEEEGKFPVSLDDANGIHTKEEEDTEDMPKQKLSKKQRKKQKTMMTYEDSLDKSADEETVEEKEVPCMDKDSGSAEELINDGQRCAVPEDASATEDVGQVNEAKTEAKSTKPKGKKAKDAKKSAKASSEHPTTNEVPIHCVTCNCAFPSRNKLFEHLKATGHAKATQAPAVNGAVNTRNKKEKRKNR